A genomic window from Paucibacter sp. KCTC 42545 includes:
- a CDS encoding efflux RND transporter periplasmic adaptor subunit, whose protein sequence is MNLPTPQGHASASALAPALPGAQVLSRSLALLALAVGLSFGPTPDSQAQPMLSPADLARLNAAGVAAPMPIAETLCLIEPSQEVNVGTPVDGVLEGIYADRGDMVRVGQVLARLSSGVEQAAADLQAAKAEFGARKRARNEELHRKELISQHELDELSTELQIAELELKERQEQLKLRAVVSPINGVIVDRLRNRGDLVKQERIFRIAQIDPLHVEAVVPASRFGRIQVGQSYDVQLLLAGGRVRAQATQVDRVIDAASNTFRVRLKLANPNHLIPPGQRCQIQFGAPRS, encoded by the coding sequence ATGAATTTGCCGACCCCTCAGGGTCATGCTTCCGCCAGTGCGCTGGCACCAGCTTTGCCGGGCGCTCAAGTGCTTTCGCGCAGCCTGGCGCTGCTGGCACTGGCTGTGGGTTTGTCTTTTGGACCTACGCCGGATTCGCAGGCGCAGCCGATGTTGAGCCCGGCGGATCTGGCCCGGCTGAATGCGGCCGGGGTTGCAGCGCCTATGCCTATTGCAGAGACCTTGTGCCTGATCGAGCCCTCGCAAGAGGTCAATGTGGGCACGCCGGTCGATGGGGTGCTGGAGGGCATTTATGCCGACCGCGGCGATATGGTTCGTGTCGGCCAGGTCTTGGCGCGCTTGAGCTCCGGCGTGGAGCAGGCGGCCGCCGATTTGCAAGCGGCCAAGGCCGAGTTTGGCGCCCGCAAGCGCGCCCGTAACGAGGAATTGCATCGCAAGGAGCTGATCTCTCAGCATGAGCTCGATGAGCTCAGCACCGAGTTGCAAATCGCCGAGCTGGAACTCAAAGAACGCCAAGAGCAGCTCAAGCTGCGCGCGGTGGTCAGCCCCATCAACGGCGTCATCGTGGACCGCCTGCGCAACCGTGGCGATTTGGTCAAACAAGAGCGGATTTTCCGCATCGCCCAGATTGATCCCTTGCATGTGGAAGCCGTGGTGCCGGCGAGCCGTTTTGGCCGTATCCAGGTCGGCCAAAGCTACGATGTGCAGCTGCTGCTCGCCGGTGGGCGTGTACGCGCTCAAGCGACCCAGGTGGACCGGGTCATTGATGCCGCCAGCAACACCTTTCGCGTGCGCCTGAAGCTCGCCAATCCCAATCATCTGATTCCTCCTGGCCAGCGTTGCCAGATCCAGTTCGGCGCCCCGCGCAGCTGA
- a CDS encoding two-partner secretion domain-containing protein, which yields MSKNSHPTQMACRKALAYFPHPLSSLSVAVSLAFQPLWLLSAQAAPPAPNALPVGGQVVAGQALITQTGQQMLVQQNSPKLITNWQSFNVGSQAAVVFQQPGNASVALNRVLAGDASQIMGKLSSNGQVFLINPQGVVFGNTARVDVGGLMVSSLPMADKDFLIGNYQFGGSAIDAAQAGLIRNEGQIQGRYVVLVAPEIENSGRIEAAQGQVGLLAGSGAKLQLDAQGLVSVQMDASTRARIDNSGAILADGGRVLMSAQAAAPGLAAAINQSGTVRADSLQQRNGEIWLDGGRGRVELQGQTLAQGGAGLSGGKIVATAAQVAVDGRVDASGQQGGGTVLLGGGVQGKDASVREAGTIGLSTNSVVAADALSSGQGGQVVVWSAERSSLAGQISAKGAGGAKGGFIETSSRGQLDVGGRVQTGAGGTWLLDPASLTIDSSNKAVYEGQLNAGGNVLVQADNTININDDLSKTAGGDATLQFKADGVVSLASGKAISSLVGKLNIDFCGSATGACSTVGGGSVNLAGQLATNGGNVHFYKDTTLASSAPISTKLLGVSSGASGDVVFHKDVTLASSTLGVNISSQGAQSGSTYVGTGGLIDFQGKIKSGVVAGIGSLVPQGLTLDTTGTVPGAITLGDSVGTVAAPLGKLVLAGPTEVALNAAEVNLRATSGDVLTASSALGTPKLVLGAATTDIRVTGGTVNGVTGYADYKQETFDIGVKDATARTLTITSDRSIKIKNRSIDGETNAGASALTLNLKSYQADAAGGGAIHLNNATLKTNGGALQLGGSGTAANGAAVGTANDPDGNTDGIQIFNSQIASKGGNISLNARAPDSLAGGAGVHIFGLSTLDSGSASLSIQGAVNQASSAGNKDAVLIGEGSSSQVSLLASGNGAISIQGDASGVGSNVTSGSRYDGVIISQGALVQTAAGNIRVIGKGGGGNDYVSDQNHGVRLDTLNTRVLSGSGNILIGGVAGGKMGSYGVFAAGNAMWLGRLDGGSATGNIDLVADSLFLTNSSSARLKAASSGELRLRTWTDSRDILLGSADSNGWGSALGLSSSWFSGSNAIFQGGFSHVTVGGAAETPVAGKGTLTVDAATTVRDNLNLAMQGSGGKVQVNAALTVQGASGVANADKRTVSLRVDQGATGAGLLSVDKLQLIGEGDFVLSGPNLVGTLAGNGLDGQVAFNNAQALSVGSVGSTSYGVANGPAVGLSTINDKSVTLSTSAGNLSLDQSIQVGQGRVSLQSLAGAVNETGSAIVSADQLAVQALNGGSLMNANTVRGLAARVNGSNQDLSFKNQGALTLETVAATPAINVAAVSGVSVSGTAWLESQTGGITQTEAVQASKLGLQTQGDIALDLQRNGAAPNRVGTVAARTTNGEFKLLNGQALTIGAVGTTAAGSTLAGIDTSSAARGVRVDVANGNLVLANSVNAGSAGVSLSATTGGINELHVANGPETAAPIITAGRLQVSAQDHADLSNDNAVGVLAVNMVGAAKDFTFVAKDGLVIDSVSDIGGRQVDGLNVSGNAWLQAKNGTITQTQAVKAGGLAAKASGAITLDLGAGATPSNLIGKLAAASAGGTVNVLNNAALQVSSVGTAAGNALAGAPLQGVSTNNQDITLRTAQGRIGLDQSITAGSAVLSLEAAAGVQQSGGSLNADRLRVLATGSGAIDLQQASNRVRVLAASAADGSIAYRDADALEVGSVTVALGGLAGSTVGVSSAATGKDQLIKTGGALTLSQNLAAGRGVVNLESATGGIAQVGGVIQADKLRVLAEGSGAVDLQNANTVGVLAARVQNGTLAFNNAAALTVGSVSRSLGVPSSDATIAGVNTAAGNQQQLIKSAGKLSLEQGLAAGTAMVNLEAANGGIQQTGGVISADSLRVLAGGSGAVDLQKANAVNVLAAKVQGGTLAFNNAQALSVGSLTRTVGQGAGVAVAGVDTSAGNGEQLIKSAGKLNLAQSLSAGSATVSLEVANGGVQQSAGVISADKLRILSTGSGDVTLQQANQVANLAAQVNGGKLAFNNAQALTIAALARTVGADAGVSLAGLDTSAANKDQRIQSSGALTLAQGLKAGKGTVELVASNGGISQTGGIVSAAQLKLTADGRGNVDLQQANAVGTLSAKVNAGELDFVNAGALTLAAVDTAAGNKAQRIRSGGKLTLTEQLQAGSGSISLESATGGIAQTAGSLQAGQLNLRAQGSGDADLQQANRVGTLAANVAGGSLNFRNAAELNLAAIDTSAANKDQRIVSAGRLSLSDAVNAGSGAVNLESAAGGITQSAGLVKAGKLNVAVQGTGNVDMQQANRVGTLSAVLADGALSFANAQALTVGVVNTAAGNKDQLIKATGGLTLTDQLLAGKGAVNLDVQGGGIRQTGGVLNADKLRVQATGAEAVELRQANRLAGVAARTEGAFALENAQSLNVAEVGNTKGVQAGGEVYIRAAGDLGLDAAVRSTAASQQAVVLAATQAFRNRAGAQAVQAAAGRWLIYDDNPALDLSRLGGLPFAFMQTGVTLASLPPQEVLGQGSGYLTTAKLLPPEQFARLVGGTTQAENSGNLATHIGASRPLSASLSGPAWSQTDAAQELAPKPLVQDGSRLQSAWSVKLQAGQRFVSDVAALLGQTPAGLEKLQVSDGANLPAWLHYDADKRQFAGLVPPDLAKPIRVRVQLQAAKDQAPQAFELDFVP from the coding sequence ATGAGCAAGAATTCTCACCCCACGCAAATGGCCTGCCGCAAGGCGCTGGCCTATTTCCCCCATCCGCTGAGCAGCTTGTCGGTGGCCGTGTCCCTGGCTTTCCAGCCGCTGTGGCTGCTGTCGGCCCAGGCCGCACCGCCGGCACCTAACGCCTTGCCTGTGGGTGGCCAGGTGGTTGCCGGCCAAGCGCTGATCACGCAAACCGGCCAGCAAATGCTGGTGCAGCAAAACAGCCCCAAGCTGATCACGAACTGGCAGAGCTTCAATGTGGGCAGCCAGGCCGCCGTGGTGTTCCAGCAGCCGGGCAATGCCTCGGTGGCGCTGAACCGCGTTCTGGCGGGCGATGCCTCGCAAATCATGGGCAAGCTCAGCAGCAATGGGCAGGTCTTTCTGATCAATCCGCAAGGCGTGGTCTTTGGCAACACGGCGCGGGTCGATGTTGGCGGCTTGATGGTGTCCTCGCTGCCGATGGCGGACAAAGACTTCCTGATTGGCAATTACCAGTTCGGTGGCAGCGCCATCGATGCCGCACAGGCCGGCCTGATCCGCAATGAAGGCCAGATCCAGGGCCGCTATGTGGTGCTGGTCGCCCCGGAGATCGAGAACAGCGGCCGCATCGAGGCAGCGCAGGGCCAAGTCGGCTTGCTGGCCGGCAGCGGCGCCAAATTGCAGCTGGATGCCCAGGGCTTGGTGTCGGTGCAAATGGATGCGTCGACGCGCGCCCGCATTGACAACAGCGGTGCTATCTTGGCCGACGGCGGCCGCGTGCTGATGAGCGCGCAGGCGGCAGCACCCGGACTGGCTGCGGCGATCAATCAAAGCGGCACGGTGCGGGCAGACAGCCTGCAGCAGCGCAATGGTGAGATTTGGCTGGACGGCGGCCGCGGTCGCGTTGAGCTGCAAGGCCAGACCCTCGCCCAGGGCGGCGCCGGCCTGAGCGGCGGCAAGATCGTCGCCACGGCGGCGCAAGTGGCGGTGGACGGGCGTGTGGATGCCTCCGGCCAGCAGGGCGGCGGTACGGTGCTGCTCGGCGGCGGTGTGCAGGGCAAAGACGCCAGCGTGCGCGAAGCCGGCACGATTGGTTTGAGTACGAACAGTGTGGTGGCGGCCGATGCACTGAGCAGCGGGCAGGGCGGCCAAGTGGTGGTGTGGTCCGCCGAGCGCAGCAGCTTGGCCGGACAGATCAGCGCCAAGGGGGCGGGCGGCGCCAAGGGCGGCTTCATCGAAACCTCCAGCCGTGGCCAGCTCGATGTGGGCGGCCGGGTGCAGACCGGTGCCGGCGGCACTTGGCTGCTGGATCCGGCATCGCTGACCATCGACTCCAGCAACAAGGCGGTCTATGAAGGCCAGCTCAATGCGGGCGGCAATGTGCTGGTGCAGGCCGACAACACCATCAACATCAACGACGACCTGTCCAAGACCGCCGGTGGCGACGCCACGCTGCAGTTCAAGGCCGATGGCGTCGTTAGCCTGGCCAGCGGCAAAGCCATTTCCTCCCTGGTCGGCAAGCTCAATATCGACTTCTGCGGCAGCGCCACTGGGGCTTGCAGCACGGTGGGCGGCGGCAGTGTCAATCTGGCCGGCCAGCTGGCGACCAATGGCGGCAATGTGCACTTCTACAAGGACACCACCCTGGCCAGCTCGGCGCCGATCTCGACCAAGCTGCTGGGCGTGAGCTCCGGCGCTTCGGGCGATGTCGTCTTTCACAAGGATGTGACCCTGGCCTCCTCGACCCTGGGGGTGAACATCAGCAGCCAGGGCGCGCAAAGCGGCTCGACCTATGTGGGCACGGGCGGCCTGATCGATTTCCAAGGCAAGATCAAGTCCGGCGTGGTCGCCGGCATCGGCAGCCTGGTGCCGCAAGGCCTGACCCTGGACACCACCGGCACCGTGCCGGGCGCCATCACCCTGGGCGATAGCGTGGGCACGGTGGCCGCACCACTGGGCAAGCTGGTGCTGGCCGGGCCCACCGAAGTGGCGCTGAATGCGGCCGAAGTCAATCTGCGCGCCACTTCCGGTGATGTGCTGACCGCTTCCTCCGCCTTGGGCACGCCCAAGCTGGTGCTGGGTGCGGCGACCACCGATATCCGGGTCACCGGCGGCACGGTCAATGGCGTGACGGGTTATGCCGACTACAAGCAGGAGACCTTTGACATTGGCGTCAAGGACGCCACGGCGCGCACCTTGACCATCACCTCGGATCGCTCGATCAAGATCAAGAACCGCAGCATTGACGGCGAAACCAATGCCGGCGCTAGTGCGCTGACGCTGAACCTGAAGTCTTACCAGGCCGATGCGGCTGGCGGTGGCGCGATTCACTTGAACAACGCCACCCTCAAGACCAATGGCGGTGCCTTGCAGCTGGGCGGCAGTGGCACAGCGGCCAATGGCGCGGCCGTGGGCACGGCCAATGACCCGGATGGCAATACCGACGGCATCCAGATCTTCAACAGCCAAATCGCCTCCAAGGGCGGGAATATCAGCCTGAACGCGCGTGCGCCGGATAGCTTGGCCGGCGGCGCCGGCGTGCATATCTTCGGCCTCAGCACCCTGGACAGTGGCAGCGCTTCCCTGAGCATTCAGGGCGCTGTGAATCAAGCCTCCAGTGCCGGTAATAAAGATGCCGTCTTGATCGGCGAAGGCAGCTCTTCGCAGGTGTCGCTGCTGGCCAGCGGCAATGGTGCGATCAGCATTCAAGGCGATGCCAGCGGTGTCGGCAGCAATGTCACTTCCGGCTCGCGCTATGACGGCGTGATCATTTCTCAAGGCGCTTTGGTGCAGACGGCGGCGGGCAATATCCGCGTCATCGGCAAGGGCGGTGGCGGCAATGATTACGTCTCCGACCAGAACCACGGTGTGCGCCTGGACACGCTCAACACCCGCGTGCTGTCCGGCAGCGGCAACATCCTGATCGGCGGTGTGGCCGGCGGCAAGATGGGCAGTTACGGCGTGTTCGCCGCAGGCAATGCCATGTGGCTGGGCCGCCTGGATGGCGGCAGCGCCACCGGCAATATTGATCTGGTGGCCGATAGCCTCTTCCTCACCAATAGCAGTTCGGCGCGCCTGAAGGCCGCCAGCAGCGGTGAGCTTCGCCTGCGCACTTGGACCGATAGCCGCGACATCCTGCTCGGCAGCGCGGACAGCAATGGCTGGGGCAGCGCCCTGGGCCTGTCCAGCAGCTGGTTCAGCGGCAGCAATGCCATCTTCCAAGGCGGCTTCAGCCATGTCACCGTGGGCGGCGCGGCCGAAACCCCGGTGGCCGGCAAGGGCACGCTGACGGTGGACGCGGCCACCACCGTGCGCGACAACCTGAATCTGGCCATGCAGGGCAGCGGCGGCAAGGTGCAAGTCAATGCCGCGCTGACGGTGCAAGGCGCCAGCGGCGTGGCCAATGCCGACAAGCGCACGGTCTCGCTGCGCGTGGACCAGGGCGCGACCGGTGCCGGCCTGCTGAGCGTGGACAAGCTGCAGCTGATCGGCGAGGGCGACTTTGTGCTCAGCGGCCCCAATTTGGTGGGCACCTTGGCCGGCAATGGCCTGGACGGGCAGGTGGCCTTCAACAACGCCCAGGCGCTGAGCGTGGGCAGCGTGGGCTCGACCAGCTATGGCGTCGCCAATGGCCCGGCCGTGGGCCTGAGCACCATCAACGACAAGTCCGTAACGCTGAGCACCAGTGCCGGCAATCTGAGCCTGGATCAGTCCATTCAAGTGGGCCAAGGGCGGGTGAGCCTGCAATCGCTGGCCGGTGCCGTCAATGAGACCGGCAGCGCCATCGTCAGCGCCGATCAACTGGCGGTGCAGGCGCTCAATGGCGGCAGCTTGATGAATGCGAACACGGTGCGCGGCTTGGCGGCCCGCGTCAACGGCAGCAACCAGGACTTGAGCTTCAAGAATCAAGGCGCACTGACGCTGGAAACCGTGGCGGCCACGCCTGCCATCAATGTGGCAGCGGTCAGCGGTGTCAGCGTCAGCGGCACGGCCTGGCTGGAGAGCCAGACCGGCGGCATCACCCAGACCGAGGCGGTGCAAGCCAGCAAGCTTGGCCTGCAAACCCAAGGCGACATCGCCCTGGACTTGCAGCGCAATGGCGCGGCCCCGAACCGGGTGGGCACCGTTGCTGCTCGCACCACTAACGGTGAATTCAAGCTGCTCAACGGCCAGGCTTTGACCATCGGTGCGGTGGGCACGACGGCTGCCGGCAGCACCTTGGCGGGCATTGACACGAGCAGCGCTGCCCGTGGCGTGCGCGTTGACGTGGCCAATGGCAATCTGGTGCTGGCCAATAGCGTCAATGCCGGCAGCGCCGGCGTCAGCTTGAGCGCCACCACCGGTGGTATCAACGAGTTGCATGTGGCCAATGGCCCCGAAACCGCGGCCCCCATCATCACAGCCGGGCGTTTGCAGGTGTCCGCCCAGGACCACGCCGACCTCAGCAATGACAACGCGGTGGGCGTGCTGGCGGTGAATATGGTCGGTGCAGCGAAAGACTTCACTTTCGTGGCCAAGGACGGCCTGGTCATCGATAGCGTCAGCGATATCGGCGGGCGCCAGGTGGACGGCCTCAATGTCAGCGGCAATGCTTGGCTGCAAGCTAAGAACGGCACCATCACCCAGACCCAGGCGGTCAAGGCTGGCGGCCTGGCGGCCAAGGCCAGTGGCGCCATCACGCTTGATCTGGGCGCGGGCGCCACGCCGTCCAACCTCATCGGCAAGCTGGCCGCGGCCAGCGCGGGCGGCACAGTCAATGTGCTGAACAATGCGGCGCTGCAGGTCAGCAGCGTGGGCACGGCCGCAGGCAATGCGCTTGCGGGCGCGCCGCTGCAAGGCGTCAGTACCAATAACCAAGACATCACCCTGCGCACGGCGCAAGGCCGCATCGGCCTGGATCAGTCCATCACCGCCGGCTCGGCAGTGCTGAGCTTGGAGGCAGCCGCTGGTGTTCAGCAAAGCGGCGGCAGCCTGAACGCCGACCGCCTGCGCGTGCTGGCAACGGGCAGCGGTGCCATCGACCTGCAGCAAGCGAGCAACCGTGTGCGCGTGCTGGCCGCTTCGGCTGCCGATGGCAGCATCGCCTACCGCGACGCGGACGCTTTGGAAGTCGGCAGCGTGACGGTGGCTCTGGGTGGCCTGGCTGGCAGCACGGTGGGCGTCAGTAGCGCTGCGACCGGCAAAGACCAGTTGATCAAGACCGGCGGCGCTTTGACGCTGAGCCAGAACCTGGCGGCAGGCCGTGGGGTGGTGAATCTGGAGAGCGCGACCGGCGGCATTGCCCAAGTCGGCGGCGTCATTCAGGCGGACAAATTGCGTGTGCTGGCCGAAGGCAGCGGCGCGGTGGATCTGCAGAATGCCAATACGGTGGGTGTGTTGGCGGCACGGGTGCAAAACGGCACTTTGGCCTTCAATAACGCCGCTGCCTTGACGGTGGGCAGCGTCAGCCGCAGCCTCGGCGTGCCGAGCAGCGATGCAACGATTGCCGGCGTCAACACCGCCGCAGGCAACCAGCAACAATTGATCAAGAGCGCAGGCAAGCTGAGCCTGGAGCAAGGCCTCGCGGCCGGCACGGCCATGGTCAATCTGGAGGCGGCCAACGGCGGCATCCAGCAGACCGGTGGCGTGATCAGCGCCGACAGCCTGCGCGTGCTGGCCGGTGGCAGCGGTGCGGTGGATCTGCAAAAGGCCAATGCCGTCAATGTGCTGGCCGCCAAGGTGCAGGGCGGCACATTGGCCTTCAACAACGCGCAAGCCCTCAGCGTGGGTAGCTTGACCCGCACCGTGGGTCAGGGCGCTGGCGTGGCCGTGGCCGGTGTGGATACCTCGGCCGGCAATGGCGAGCAATTGATCAAGAGCGCCGGCAAGCTGAACCTGGCGCAAAGCTTGAGCGCCGGTAGCGCCACGGTCAGCCTGGAAGTCGCCAACGGCGGCGTTCAGCAAAGCGCTGGCGTGATCAGCGCCGACAAGCTGCGCATCCTGAGCACAGGTAGCGGCGATGTGACGCTGCAGCAGGCCAATCAGGTCGCCAACTTGGCCGCTCAAGTCAATGGCGGCAAGCTGGCATTCAACAATGCCCAAGCCCTGACGATTGCGGCGCTGGCGCGCACTGTCGGTGCCGATGCGGGCGTGAGCCTGGCCGGCCTGGACACCAGCGCGGCCAATAAGGACCAACGCATTCAGAGCAGTGGCGCGCTGACCTTGGCCCAAGGCCTGAAGGCCGGCAAAGGCACGGTTGAGCTGGTGGCCAGCAATGGCGGTATCAGCCAAACCGGCGGCATTGTGTCCGCGGCGCAACTGAAGCTGACGGCCGATGGCCGCGGCAATGTCGATCTGCAACAGGCCAATGCCGTGGGCACGCTCAGCGCCAAGGTCAATGCGGGCGAGCTGGACTTCGTCAACGCCGGGGCCCTGACCCTGGCGGCGGTGGACACGGCCGCCGGCAATAAGGCGCAGCGCATCCGTTCCGGCGGCAAGCTGACGCTGACCGAGCAGCTGCAAGCCGGCAGCGGCAGCATCAGCCTGGAAAGCGCCACTGGCGGCATCGCCCAAACGGCGGGCAGTCTCCAGGCGGGCCAGTTGAACCTGCGCGCGCAAGGCAGCGGTGATGCGGATCTGCAGCAGGCCAACCGCGTTGGCACGCTGGCCGCCAATGTGGCGGGTGGCAGCCTCAACTTCCGCAATGCGGCTGAGCTGAACCTGGCGGCCATCGACACCTCGGCGGCCAACAAAGATCAGCGCATCGTCAGCGCCGGTCGCCTGAGCCTGAGCGATGCCGTCAACGCCGGCAGCGGCGCGGTGAATCTGGAAAGTGCCGCTGGCGGCATCACCCAGAGCGCGGGCCTCGTGAAGGCTGGCAAGCTCAATGTGGCGGTGCAGGGCACGGGCAATGTCGATATGCAGCAAGCCAACCGCGTGGGCACGCTGAGCGCGGTGCTCGCCGACGGCGCGCTGTCTTTCGCGAACGCGCAGGCCTTGACGGTCGGTGTGGTCAACACCGCGGCGGGCAATAAGGATCAGTTGATCAAGGCCACAGGTGGCCTGACCTTGACCGATCAGTTGCTGGCGGGCAAGGGTGCTGTGAACCTGGACGTGCAGGGCGGCGGCATCCGTCAGACCGGCGGCGTCTTGAATGCAGACAAGCTGCGCGTCCAGGCCACGGGTGCCGAGGCAGTGGAACTGCGTCAGGCCAACCGTCTGGCCGGCGTGGCCGCACGTACCGAAGGCGCTTTCGCGCTGGAGAACGCGCAGAGCCTGAACGTGGCCGAGGTGGGCAATACCAAGGGCGTGCAAGCCGGTGGTGAGGTCTACATCCGTGCAGCGGGTGATCTGGGTCTGGATGCAGCCGTGCGCAGCACAGCGGCCTCGCAACAGGCGGTTGTTTTGGCCGCGACCCAGGCCTTCCGCAACCGCGCAGGCGCGCAAGCGGTTCAGGCTGCTGCGGGTCGTTGGCTGATTTATGACGACAACCCGGCGCTGGACCTGAGCCGTCTGGGCGGCCTGCCATTCGCCTTCATGCAAACCGGCGTGACGCTGGCCAGCCTGCCGCCGCAAGAGGTGCTGGGCCAAGGCTCGGGCTACCTGACTACGGCCAAGCTCTTGCCGCCGGAGCAGTTCGCGCGCTTGGTGGGTGGCACGACGCAGGCCGAGAACTCGGGCAATCTGGCCACGCACATCGGCGCTTCGCGTCCGCTGTCGGCATCGCTCAGTGGCCCGGCATGGTCGCAAACGGACGCTGCTCAAGAGCTGGCGCCCAAGCCTCTGGTGCAAGACGGCAGCCGCCTGCAAAGCGCCTGGTCGGTGAAGTTGCAAGCCGGGCAGCGCTTTGTCAGCGATGTGGCCGCCTTGCTGGGGCAGACACCCGCCGGCCTTGAAAAGCTGCAAGTGAGCGATGGCGCTAACTTGCCTGCCTGGCTGCATTACGACGCCGACAAGCGTCAATTTGCCGGGCTGGTGCCGCCCGATCTGGCCAAGCCCATCCGGGTTCGGGTGCAGCTGCAGGCGGCCAAGGACCAAGCGCCCCAGGCCTTTGAGCTGGACTTCGTGCCCTGA
- a CDS encoding POTRA domain-containing protein, which translates to MNRPTGVQANSQAKLTCALLMFAPVLAPAANPEGERPDVGVVAESLRRADERPALPRPAAKTVIRANQPRVQTGLSGLRMSLGELRFEGDSGVSSTELNKVLAPWAGRELSFAEYESAVHAVAQYLRENGHPQAEVRVSTAQVQGGQVAIAIQGLSPAPSSTRLAQAPAAPEAPPQQAEPRVFVKTFKVDGVVQVAAAEIQAKLEPFAERALTLQQLDQATAAVAGLLQEKGYGLAQAYLPPQRIDSGEVTIAVQQGLVDATPGQRGLKIEGAGERVQAKVIEELLAPAVRPGEPLNTLELDRALRLAAEVPGIKSARAALSPGEQPGSTQAVATVEEARLVSGSVWADNHGSPYVGTGRSNALVNLNSPAGLGEQYSLNLSHSSGMDSVKLASQLLVGPQGGKLGASWSNMRMNLGQDVTALDLNSRSTIFSLFGSQPLERSVRRNSTLLANLDIKRLDNSVVGTLRQTRSLDVGSLTWMGDALDGSGAQWAWNGTASLGRLSVPEGSDLAAMDRQTARSIGSFGKLNAGFSRLARLAADPAWSFYASLSAQLASRNLDGAEKFQLGGPTGVRAYPVGEGLGDEGWLGTAELRYSFPLPQGQMQLFAFYDAGGLRQYKDLWQNALPAGRPNYFTLNGAGFGAQVSYLDQGSVRLVYANKLGSNPNPTAANTDSDGQSKNSRIWVIGNIAF; encoded by the coding sequence ATGAACCGTCCAACGGGAGTACAAGCTAACTCGCAGGCCAAGCTGACTTGCGCCTTGCTGATGTTTGCACCGGTGCTGGCGCCGGCAGCCAATCCGGAAGGGGAGCGTCCGGATGTGGGCGTGGTGGCAGAGAGCTTGCGCCGCGCCGATGAGCGCCCGGCTCTGCCGCGCCCGGCCGCCAAGACCGTGATCCGCGCCAATCAGCCGCGTGTGCAAACGGGGCTGAGTGGCCTGCGCATGTCCCTGGGTGAGTTGCGCTTTGAGGGGGATTCGGGCGTTTCCAGCACGGAGCTGAACAAGGTGCTGGCGCCCTGGGCCGGGCGTGAGCTGAGCTTTGCGGAGTACGAGTCCGCCGTGCATGCGGTGGCGCAGTACCTGCGTGAAAACGGCCACCCGCAGGCCGAGGTGCGAGTCTCGACGGCGCAGGTGCAGGGCGGTCAAGTGGCCATCGCCATTCAAGGCCTGTCGCCAGCGCCTTCATCGACCCGGCTCGCGCAAGCGCCCGCCGCTCCCGAGGCGCCGCCGCAACAAGCCGAGCCACGCGTTTTCGTCAAGACTTTCAAGGTGGACGGCGTGGTGCAAGTCGCGGCCGCCGAGATTCAAGCCAAGCTGGAGCCTTTTGCCGAACGCGCCCTGACCCTGCAGCAACTGGACCAAGCCACGGCAGCCGTGGCCGGCCTGCTGCAAGAAAAGGGCTATGGCCTGGCCCAAGCCTATTTGCCGCCGCAGCGCATCGACAGCGGCGAGGTCACGATTGCCGTGCAGCAAGGCCTGGTGGATGCCACGCCGGGCCAGCGCGGGCTCAAGATCGAGGGTGCTGGCGAGCGTGTGCAGGCCAAGGTGATTGAAGAGCTGCTGGCGCCGGCGGTGCGCCCAGGTGAACCGCTGAACACGCTGGAGCTGGACCGCGCCCTGCGCCTGGCGGCCGAGGTGCCGGGCATCAAGTCCGCACGCGCCGCTTTGAGCCCGGGCGAGCAGCCCGGCAGCACACAGGCCGTGGCCACGGTGGAAGAGGCACGATTGGTCAGTGGCTCGGTATGGGCGGACAACCATGGCAGCCCGTACGTCGGCACCGGCCGCAGCAATGCCCTGGTCAACCTGAACAGCCCGGCCGGGCTGGGCGAACAGTACAGCCTGAATTTGAGCCATTCCTCGGGCATGGACAGCGTCAAGCTGGCCTCGCAGCTGCTGGTGGGCCCGCAAGGCGGCAAGCTCGGTGCCTCTTGGTCGAATATGCGCATGAACCTGGGCCAGGACGTGACGGCCCTGGACCTGAACAGCCGCAGCACCATCTTCTCGCTGTTCGGCAGCCAGCCCTTAGAGCGCTCGGTGCGCCGCAACAGCACGCTGCTGGCCAATCTGGACATCAAGCGGCTCGACAACAGCGTGGTCGGCACGCTGCGCCAGACACGCTCGCTCGACGTGGGCAGCCTGACATGGATGGGCGATGCCTTGGATGGCAGCGGCGCCCAGTGGGCCTGGAATGGCACGGCCTCGCTGGGACGTTTGAGCGTGCCTGAGGGCTCGGATCTGGCCGCGATGGACCGCCAGACCGCGCGCAGCATCGGCTCCTTCGGCAAGCTCAATGCGGGCTTCAGCCGCCTGGCCCGCTTGGCGGCGGATCCGGCCTGGTCTTTCTACGCCAGCTTGTCTGCGCAATTGGCGAGCCGCAATCTCGACGGCGCCGAGAAGTTCCAGCTCGGCGGCCCGACCGGCGTGCGCGCCTACCCTGTGGGTGAGGGCTTGGGCGACGAGGGCTGGTTGGGCACGGCCGAGTTGCGCTACAGCTTCCCCCTGCCTCAAGGCCAGATGCAGCTGTTCGCCTTCTACGATGCGGGCGGCCTACGCCAGTACAAGGATCTCTGGCAGAACGCGCTGCCCGCAGGCCGCCCCAATTACTTCACCCTCAATGGCGCAGGCTTTGGCGCTCAAGTCAGCTATTTGGATCAAGGCAGCGTCAGGCTGGTCTATGCCAACAAGCTGGGCAGCAACCCCAATCCCACGGCAGCGAACACAGACAGCGATGGTCAGTCCAAGAACAGCCGCATCTGGGTCATCGGCAACATCGCCTTCTGA